In the Drosophila teissieri strain GT53w chromosome 3R, Prin_Dtei_1.1, whole genome shotgun sequence genome, CCCCGCGGGACGTGGCCACAAAGTGATCTCGGGTCGACCGGCGACTGCATCCCTTGAGGTTCACCACCAGGTCGTTCGACTCCCCGTTCAGCTGGACGTAACGCACCGAAACGTGCACCTCCATGTTCGTCTCCAACTCGTAAATGCGGGTGAACAGCTCGCCCAAGATGCGGCTGACCACATCCGAGGGATCGGCTCCATGGTTAATTGGTATGCCGCCACAGCTGAAGATTGTGCTGGTGCGTCCACTGAGGACCTGATCAAGCACCTCGCTGATTGCCTCCGCGCTCACTTCCAGTTGCAAGTCGGTGGGAGATGTCAAGAGTTTGCGGAACAGATAGACCCTCATCTCGCCGGGATGAGGGCACTTTGTCCCCGGGCTGCATAAcataaaaggaaaaggaacAATCAAACGGAATAGGAAAAACGAGTTTTGTACGCGGCTGTGACGTGTGAGTTattacaaatgtttttttaagaTACAATAGATGCCAGCCTGTCAATTAGCCTACTGTTCGCAGTTACTGTAGTGCCAGCGCAGATCCATCGAGAACTAGATCGAGAACGTTCACTTCTCGCGGCATGCGAGGCTTCCCTGCGGGCCAAGCCAAATGCCAAGTGGCAAGCGGCAATTGGAAATGCCAAAGTTTGCGACAGGCCACCGATCGCTTCTGGTTACTGTGGCATTCAAGTCGCCTCACAAGGAAGCCACTGATTGGATATATGTGCATCTACACTGCCGATCAATAAGCGAaactttgaaattaatttgtaactATTTAATCAGGGCATCGCATGTCAACGTCTTTGAATTTGGAAAACGTAAAGTTGTTTATGATTTATTGGTAGCTCTAGTGTtgtagaaatataatatttattatttttatatcaaagattcttttttttccaattgcaATTTTGTCCCAGTTTAGACTGATTTAGTGTAGAGCAAACAacgagctgcagctgctgcctaGTTCTTGGCCTTAATGCTTTATTTTGTTGGCTTAATCGAATTCACATTTAACATTGAATTTTGCATGTTGCTCTGCCAATCTAATGGTGCTGTTTTTGGTGCTTTTGATGCTTTCGCTGTATTGCGCAGCTCCTTCATCGAAGAGCTAATCCGTTTGTCCAACAGGTGCAGGACTACCGATTCCTCTGTCCCAACACAACCGCCTTCGACCAGGAGCTGCAGATCTGCGCCAATTGGTTGGATGTGGACTGCGACAAGGCCACCTCCTTCTACGACAATGGCCACCTCAACGATCTCTATAGCGGCGGCGACGAGAGCAAATCCGCCAACGAAGAGGAGGCCACCTTCCACCTTCAACGCGCCGAAACTGGTAAGTGCTGGATGtacactaaaaaaaattaagttattGAGTAATTAAATGGAATGTGGTATCAAATGGTATTTAGTTACTTGAACGGAAGTGAGCCGTGACTTGAGGTTACTTTATACAGGGTTATCACTAATTGCAGGCGATGTACGTCGCTCTAAGGAGAaccacaacaataacaacatcaacaacaatcGTGGAGCGGAGCAAAAGGCACGCCATCGCCCCAATTATGCCCAGACAGGTggcagctccagttccagctcAAGTCCCAAATTGGAGATCACGCAGCCCACCAAGCGACCCATTTCCACCTATTACACGCCGACCACTTTgggcagcaccaccacctcctccagcACTTCGACCACAACCACGACGGAGCGCAGCTATtataacaacaattacaacaacaattacagcAACAATGACGACTCCAAGCGTAAGAAACAATAGGCTCTTGGGTTGCAGTGCCCAAAATTAATCACGATCCCATCCACAGAAGACTTGGACGACATCTTCAAGGGTTCCCACAGCTCGCACTTCTTCTCCAACCGCCACGGGGGTCGGGAATACGACGAGGAACCCAGCCGCCCCAAGCCCAATGACTTTACGGATTACCAGCGCAAGACGACCCGGGTGACGCCCACGCGAGGTGGCCAACGATCCACTTCCGGCTCGAGTAGTCCGATCCCATCCAGCACCGCTGCTCCCAGCACCACCAAGTCCCTGAAGAAGATCACGCTGCATGCCACCTTCAACACGGACTTCCTGGACAGCTCTCCGCACACCAAGAGTCCATCTTACAGCGCGGTCACCACTCCGcggcccagcagcagcatcaccagtCGCTTCAGCTTCGGTTCCAATGACTTTGCCACGCAGGAACGGATTCAGCCCACCACATATAACCCCAACAACGGTGCCTACCGCTTCAAGACCACCTCGCCACCGGCCAGTTCCACCAAGGTGACGGGCAAGGGAGTCCAGGACTTTGAGAAGCGCACCAAACCCACAACGGCGGCTGTGCGAAAACAGAAACTGGGTCCCCAGGAGTCCAACTTCATCAACCAAAACGAGTTTGTGGACCTCTCGAAGAGCACCAAGCTGCAGCAGCCCCAACCCTTCCAGGTGGCGCAGAATAAACCCAATCAATTGGAACCACACTACCAGCGACACAAGCCACAGGTGACCCGTGTGGGTGGTCAGGAGCCAGCTCCCTTCTCCGCACCCAGTTCCAAGCCGCGCTCCTTCACCAGCCGGGGAAGCATCACCTACAAGGCCACCACCGAGCGTTATGTTGACCAGGAGCTGTACTATCCCACCACCAGCTCCACAACCAGGGCCAAGGAAGCCTACACGCCCACGACCTTCCGACCCACCACCTACAAGAAACCGTACGAGCAGAGCTACCAGACGCAGCTGACCCATAGACCCACCCAGGCGGCCACCAAGAAGGCAGCCAGTTCGGTGACCTCAGCTCCACCCACCACCGCCAATCCAAATGCCAATGTGGATGAGGACGATGGACAATACCATCCGGAGCTGTACGAGAACGACTTCCCACGCAATCGCATTCGCTTCCTGCGCAATCGATCCACCAGCTCGACTACCTCGACCACAAGTGCTCCGGTGGTTTCCAGCAGGCAGCCACATGGCTTCCAGCAGGCACATCATCACCTGAAGAGCCAACAGCAATCCGTCTATCAAAAGGAGCGGGAACGAGAACGGGAACGGGAGCgtgagcgggagcgggagcgggaatCGGACCTcagcgacgaggaggagctctTCAAGACCGCCCAGTCACTGAACTTTGGAGCGGCCAGCATCAATAAACTGAGGGCGGACATCTACAAGGCGGAGAAGACCTCGCAGCAGTACAACTCGCAGTACAGTCCGCAGCTGGCATCTAGTCCGCAGGCCAGCAGTAgcagctccaccagcaccacaaGTACCACATctagcaccaccaccaccaccaccactcgTCGCCCTCCGACCACAGCCAgaaccaccactaccaccttTACTTCCAGTGCACCACCAGCGGTGGAGTCCAAGAAGTCGGCCAAGAGCAaaaaggagcaacagcagctggagaagaagGAGCGACCAGCTGGCAAGAGGCCACCACATGCGGAC is a window encoding:
- the LOC122620327 gene encoding flocculation protein FLO11 isoform X2, with protein sequence MLSIRNAMIAFLLATTLCSGYGLAQAQLLDEDDDLAFGRPWPTYSLQNMPKTQFTCHDKILGGYYADPETQCQMFHVCVKLPGVGVQDYRFLCPNTTAFDQELQICANWLDVDCDKATSFYDNGHLNDLYSGGDESKSANEEEATFHLQRAETGDVRRSKENHNNNNINNNRGAEQKARHRPNYAQTGGSSSSSSSPKLEITQPTKRPISTYYTPTTLGSTTTSSSTSTTTTTERSYYNNNYNNNYSNNDDSKQDLDDIFKGSHSSHFFSNRHGGREYDEEPSRPKPNDFTDYQRKTTRVTPTRGGQRSTSGSSSPIPSSTAAPSTTKSLKKITLHATFNTDFLDSSPHTKSPSYSAVTTPRPSSSITSRFSFGSNDFATQERIQPTTYNPNNGAYRFKTTSPPASSTKVTGKGVQDFEKRTKPTTAAVRKQKLGPQESNFINQNEFVDLSKSTKLQQPQPFQVAQNKPNQLEPHYQRHKPQVTRVGGQEPAPFSAPSSKPRSFTSRGSITYKATTERYVDQELYYPTTSSTTRAKEAYTPTTFRPTTYKKPYEQSYQTQLTHRPTQAATKKAASSVTSAPPTTANPNANVDEDDGQYHPELYENDFPRNRIRFLRNRSTSSTTSTTSAPVVSSRQPHGFQQAHHHLKSQQQSVYQKERERERERERERERERESDLSDEEELFKTAQSLNFGAASINKLRADIYKAEKTSQQYNSQYSPQLASSPQASSSSSTSTTSTTSSTTTTTTTRRPPTTARTTTTTFTSSAPPAVESKKSAKSKKEQQQLEKKERPAGKRPPHADEDTSYDYAYYDTD
- the LOC122620327 gene encoding general transcriptional corepressor trfA isoform X3, yielding MLSIRNAMIAFLLATTLCSGYGLAQAQLLDEDDDLAFGRPWPTYSLQNMPKTQFTCHDKILGGYYADPETQCQMFHVCVKLPGVGVQDYRFLCPNTTAFDQELQICANWLDVDCDKATSFYDNGHLNDLYSGGDESKSANEEEATFHLQRAETGDVRRSKENHNNNNINNNRGAEQKARHRPNYAQTGGSSSSSSSPKLEITQPTKRPISTYYTPTTLGSTTTSSSTSTTTTTERSYYNNNYNNNYSNNDDSKHLDDIFKGSHSSHFFSNRHGGREYDEEPSRPKPNDFTDYQRKTTRVTPTRGGQRSTSGSSSPIPSSTAAPSTTKSLKKITLHATFNTDFLDSSPHTKSPSYSAVTTPRPSSSITSRFSFGSNDFATQERIQPTTYNPNNGAYRFKTTSPPASSTKVTGKGVQDFEKRTKPTTAAVRKQKLGPQESNFINQNEFVDLSKSTKLQQPQPFQVAQNKPNQLEPHYQRHKPQVTRVGGQEPAPFSAPSSKPRSFTSRGSITYKATTERYVDQELYYPTTSSTTRAKEAYTPTTFRPTTYKKPYEQSYQTQLTHRPTQAATKKAASSVTSAPPTTANPNANVDEDDGQYHPELYENDFPRNRIRFLRNRSTSSTTSTTSAPVVSSRQPHGFQQAHHHLKSQQQSVYQKERERERERERERERERESDLSDEEELFKTAQSLNFGAASINKLRADIYKAEKTSQQYNSQYSPQLASSPQASSSSSTSTTSTTSSTTTTTTTRRPPTTARTTTTTFTSSAPPAVESKKSAKSKKEQQQLEKKERPAGKRPPHADEDTSYDYAYYDTD
- the LOC122620327 gene encoding flocculation protein FLO11 isoform X1, whose amino-acid sequence is MLSIRNAMIAFLLATTLCSGYGLAQAQLLDEDDDLAFGRPWPTYSLQNMPKTQFTCHDKILGGYYADPETQCQMFHVCVKLPGVGLLHRRANPFVQQVQDYRFLCPNTTAFDQELQICANWLDVDCDKATSFYDNGHLNDLYSGGDESKSANEEEATFHLQRAETGDVRRSKENHNNNNINNNRGAEQKARHRPNYAQTGGSSSSSSSPKLEITQPTKRPISTYYTPTTLGSTTTSSSTSTTTTTERSYYNNNYNNNYSNNDDSKQDLDDIFKGSHSSHFFSNRHGGREYDEEPSRPKPNDFTDYQRKTTRVTPTRGGQRSTSGSSSPIPSSTAAPSTTKSLKKITLHATFNTDFLDSSPHTKSPSYSAVTTPRPSSSITSRFSFGSNDFATQERIQPTTYNPNNGAYRFKTTSPPASSTKVTGKGVQDFEKRTKPTTAAVRKQKLGPQESNFINQNEFVDLSKSTKLQQPQPFQVAQNKPNQLEPHYQRHKPQVTRVGGQEPAPFSAPSSKPRSFTSRGSITYKATTERYVDQELYYPTTSSTTRAKEAYTPTTFRPTTYKKPYEQSYQTQLTHRPTQAATKKAASSVTSAPPTTANPNANVDEDDGQYHPELYENDFPRNRIRFLRNRSTSSTTSTTSAPVVSSRQPHGFQQAHHHLKSQQQSVYQKERERERERERERERERESDLSDEEELFKTAQSLNFGAASINKLRADIYKAEKTSQQYNSQYSPQLASSPQASSSSSTSTTSTTSSTTTTTTTRRPPTTARTTTTTFTSSAPPAVESKKSAKSKKEQQQLEKKERPAGKRPPHADEDTSYDYAYYDTD